In Janibacter sp. CX7, a single genomic region encodes these proteins:
- a CDS encoding glycosyltransferase: protein MSALSGPAQAVRSAVRDATAGPRARREESRRRARVMAPAAGERRSHERLRVEVHASERVRAGLAGQWLITDEDPEAVLVEVDARSAVTVAAPFARQRAAVAGVEVPVIVWVTSSARVVADDVARLVEGVTAPVHIHVDDAASVPEWAAALGREVRHLAPAVDHTVHAPSVVGSTARREQVVALVGDADVDLERLAPVQPQRLDVVGGDDAASELPGDRPVLGRYRAAALVADRPLTPWLALEAAAAGTALVGTGPTIERLPDELADRACRVEDDTQLALQVRAHLWQDELVERVALPAARVVRGGHTFAHRAADLEALVGRSRDLREATGAPFDRSVSAVISTNRAHELDTVADNMARQSLRESGELQVVLVLHGLDVDVAEVEARFRERGIDQLVVVPADASLTLGACLNLGIDASDGAHVAKIDDDNFYGRHYLLDLVDAVDYSGAGIAGKWAHYTWLRSTGAVILRFPKSEHRYERLVQGGSILMRGEVARGLRFSDLPRAVDTDLLNRAQAAGVRTYSADRFNFVSIRGTDRHAHTWTLEDASFMNASSRVVFYGDPREQVEV, encoded by the coding sequence ATGAGTGCACTGTCCGGACCGGCCCAGGCGGTGCGGTCCGCCGTCCGCGACGCGACCGCGGGGCCGCGTGCCCGGCGCGAGGAGAGCAGGCGGCGTGCCCGGGTCATGGCCCCGGCCGCCGGGGAGCGACGCTCCCACGAGCGGCTGCGCGTCGAGGTGCACGCCTCGGAGCGGGTGCGCGCCGGCCTGGCCGGTCAGTGGCTGATCACCGACGAGGACCCCGAGGCGGTGCTCGTCGAGGTCGACGCGCGCTCGGCGGTGACCGTGGCGGCGCCCTTCGCCCGGCAGCGTGCCGCCGTCGCAGGGGTCGAGGTGCCGGTCATCGTCTGGGTGACGAGCAGCGCCCGGGTCGTCGCCGACGACGTCGCGCGGCTCGTCGAGGGCGTCACCGCGCCCGTGCACATCCACGTCGACGACGCCGCGAGCGTGCCCGAGTGGGCCGCCGCACTGGGGCGCGAGGTGCGCCACCTCGCGCCCGCCGTCGACCACACCGTCCACGCACCCTCGGTCGTCGGCTCCACCGCACGGCGGGAGCAGGTCGTCGCCCTCGTCGGTGACGCCGACGTCGACCTCGAGCGACTGGCGCCCGTGCAGCCGCAGCGGCTCGACGTCGTCGGGGGTGACGACGCGGCGAGCGAGCTGCCGGGCGACCGCCCCGTCCTCGGGCGCTACCGCGCGGCCGCCCTCGTCGCCGATCGACCCCTGACCCCCTGGCTCGCCCTCGAGGCCGCCGCCGCCGGCACGGCCCTCGTCGGCACCGGCCCCACGATCGAGCGGCTGCCCGACGAGCTGGCCGACCGTGCCTGCCGCGTTGAGGACGACACCCAGCTGGCGCTGCAGGTGCGCGCCCACCTGTGGCAGGACGAGCTCGTCGAGCGGGTCGCCCTGCCGGCCGCCCGCGTCGTGCGGGGCGGGCACACCTTCGCCCACCGGGCCGCCGACCTCGAGGCCCTCGTCGGACGCTCCCGCGACCTGCGGGAGGCGACGGGCGCTCCCTTCGACCGGAGCGTGAGCGCGGTCATCTCGACCAACCGGGCCCACGAGCTCGACACCGTCGCCGACAACATGGCCCGGCAGTCGCTGCGCGAGAGCGGCGAGCTGCAGGTCGTCCTCGTCCTCCACGGGCTCGACGTCGACGTCGCCGAGGTGGAGGCGCGCTTCCGCGAGCGAGGCATCGACCAGCTCGTCGTCGTGCCCGCCGACGCCTCGCTCACGCTCGGCGCCTGCCTCAACCTCGGCATCGACGCCAGCGACGGCGCGCACGTGGCGAAGATCGACGACGACAACTTCTACGGTCGCCACTACCTGCTCGACCTCGTCGACGCCGTCGACTACTCCGGGGCGGGGATCGCGGGCAAGTGGGCGCACTACACGTGGCTGCGCAGCACCGGCGCCGTGATCCTGCGCTTCCCCAAGAGCGAGCACCGCTACGAGCGGCTCGTGCAGGGCGGCTCGATCCTCATGCGTGGTGAGGTGGCGCGGGGGCTGCGATTTTCCGACCTGCCGCGGGCGGTCGACACCGACCTGCTCAACCGCGCGCAGGCTGCGGGGGTGCGGACCTACTCGGCCGACCGGTTCAACTTCGTGAGCATCCGGGGCACCGACCGGCACGCCCACACGTGGACCCTCGAGGACGCGTCCTTCATGAATGCCTCGAGCCGGGTGGTCTTCTACGGCGACCCGCGGGAGCAGGTCGAGGTCTGA